The DNA sequence TACTGGACGCCGACGGCGTGGCCGGTGAGATCATCTTCGCCGACGGCGACGCTGTCACCGGCCAGGAGTCCCCACCCTTCGGCGCAGGCCTGGCCGCCGGCATGATCACCGACCCCCGGCTGGCCTTCGGGGGGGCCCGAGCACACAATCGCTGGTTGGAGGAGTTCTGCGCCACCGAACCGGTGCGCCGTGCCGGGGTGGCGCTGGTGCCGGCTACCCATGACGTGGATCTGGCTGTGGCCGAAGTCGAGTCCTTGGCCGGCCGGCCGGGCATCAAGGGCGTAATGGTCCCGACCATGTGGCACGGCTTCCCGGCCTACGGGTCCGACCACTACGACCGCTTCTGGGCGGCGTGCGCCGACGCCGGACTGGTCGTGCACACCCACTCGGGCGAAGCCGACTTCCGAAGCTATGGCGAGAACGTGGCCATGTACATCAGCGAGGTGCCGTTCTGGACCCACCGGATCCTCTGGCAGCTCCTCTTCTCCGGGAAGTTCGACAAGTACCCGAACCTCCGCTACGCGGTGGTCGAGTGCGGTTCCTACTGGGTGGGGGACCTCCTCTGGAAGGCCGACGTCAACTTCGGGGCCAGTTGGAAGGTCAAGAAGATGGGCTCCCGGATGAAGGGGCTCATCACTCGCCTCCCGTCGGAGTACTTCGGGACGAACGTGTTCATCGGTGCCTCCACCATGTCGGTCGAGGAGATCCGGCGCAGGCACACAAACGGCATCGACGCCCTGATGTGGGGTACGGACTACCCGCACCCCGAGGGATCGTGGCCCCACACTCGGGAACGTCTGGAGAACGACTTCCGGGACGTCTCCATCGAGGACGCCCGGCTACTGCTGGGCCTCAACGCAATCGACTGCTACGGGCTGGACGAGGCGGGCCTGCGCCAGGTTGCCGACCGGGTCGGACCGACCCCGGAGCAGCTAGGCCAGGACCCCGGCCTGCGTACCGCCGAAGGAGCCACCCGCACCGCTCGGTGGTGGCTCGACGAGTACGGCTGCGAGATGCAGTACGCCTGACCGGACCGACCAGGGAGACCACGCCATGAGCGAACGACACGTCGTCATCTCGGCCGACAGCCACTGCGGAGCCGACCTCTGGGACTACAAGGGGTACCTGGAGTCCAGGTACCACGAGGAGTTCGACGACTGGGCCCGGTCCGTCGAGGCAGCCCAGGCCCGCATCGCTGAACAGTTCAAAGACTCTCCCCGGTCCACGTTGAACGTGGGTGTGGACGGGGACCCTGCCGAGGACGGCGACCGGAACTGGTCAAGCGAACGGAGGTTGCGGGAGCAGGAGGCCGACGGGGTGGTGGCCACCGTGCTATTCCCCAACACACAGCCGCCATTTGCCCCGGCGGCGGCCAGCCAGTTCGAGGCTCCGCCTTACAACGACGACATGGAGCACAGGTGGGCCGGCCTGCGGGCCCACAACCGCTGGCTGCTGGACCTCGTCTCTGAGGCCCCGGAACGGAGGGCCGGCATCGTCCAGATCTTCCTAGGCGACGTGGAGGGCTCGGTGGCCGAGATTGAGTGGGCGGCCGAGAACGGACTCCGAGGTGGGATCCTTGTTCCCGGCGCCCCGCCCGACTCGCCGTTCGACCCGCTCTACTCCAAGGCCTATCGGCCGATTTGGGAAGCAGCGGCGGCCAACGACATGCCGCTG is a window from the Acidimicrobiales bacterium genome containing:
- a CDS encoding amidohydrolase, which codes for MDRQVSTGDEPYIVVSSDTHAGLQCEEYRPYLDSALHEEFDGYVAERHKHRQIAEEVNAEFLAEWEGENEWGLQGAYDPEVRDPVLDADGVAGEIIFADGDAVTGQESPPFGAGLAAGMITDPRLAFGGARAHNRWLEEFCATEPVRRAGVALVPATHDVDLAVAEVESLAGRPGIKGVMVPTMWHGFPAYGSDHYDRFWAACADAGLVVHTHSGEADFRSYGENVAMYISEVPFWTHRILWQLLFSGKFDKYPNLRYAVVECGSYWVGDLLWKADVNFGASWKVKKMGSRMKGLITRLPSEYFGTNVFIGASTMSVEEIRRRHTNGIDALMWGTDYPHPEGSWPHTRERLENDFRDVSIEDARLLLGLNAIDCYGLDEAGLRQVADRVGPTPEQLGQDPGLRTAEGATRTARWWLDEYGCEMQYA